From a region of the Terriglobia bacterium genome:
- a CDS encoding NCS2 family permease: MFSRYFAFDQHGTTLRREITAGITTFMTMSYIVVVNPAILKAAGIPAEPSMVATILTAIFGTLLMGLYANRPFAIAPYMGENAFIAFTVCQVLGFPWQKALGAVFLGGVLFTLLTILRIRQWLVDAVPPGLRYSFAVGIGLFLTFIGLNETGIVALGIPGAPVKTGHLTSLPILLAIVGFLIMAVLMMRRVPGAILIGIVVTAALAFLTGVAPPPHAWISMPPSPAPIMLQLDLRGIFTWSFFPVVLTILVMAFVDTMGTLIGVSARAGFLDEHGNLPQIERPMLADALSTTFAPLVGTTTAGAYIESATGVEAGGRTGFTAVVTAACFALALFFSPFVSAIPAQAFGPSLIIVGLLMVAPITRINFQDYSELIPAFAVIGLMSFTYNIGIGITAGFVLYPFFKLVAGRAREVKAGLWVLAALSLLFFIFYPYT, from the coding sequence ATGTTCTCCCGCTACTTCGCCTTCGATCAGCACGGCACTACCCTCCGCCGCGAGATCACGGCGGGCATCACCACTTTCATGACGATGTCCTACATCGTCGTGGTGAACCCCGCCATCCTGAAGGCGGCTGGCATCCCTGCCGAGCCCAGCATGGTCGCTACCATCCTGACCGCCATCTTCGGCACGCTCCTCATGGGCCTCTACGCCAACCGGCCCTTCGCCATCGCCCCCTACATGGGCGAGAACGCTTTCATCGCCTTCACCGTCTGCCAAGTGCTCGGGTTCCCCTGGCAGAAGGCCCTGGGCGCCGTTTTCCTTGGTGGCGTGCTCTTTACCCTACTGACCATCCTCCGCATCCGCCAGTGGTTGGTGGACGCCGTGCCCCCCGGCCTGCGCTACAGTTTTGCAGTCGGCATCGGCCTCTTCCTAACCTTCATTGGGCTGAACGAGACCGGCATCGTCGCCCTCGGCATCCCCGGAGCCCCGGTCAAGACCGGACACCTCACCAGCCTTCCCATTCTCTTGGCGATTGTCGGCTTCTTGATCATGGCGGTGCTGATGATGCGCCGCGTGCCCGGCGCCATCCTCATCGGCATTGTGGTCACCGCCGCGCTCGCGTTTCTGACCGGAGTTGCTCCGCCGCCGCACGCCTGGATCAGTATGCCGCCCAGCCCCGCGCCCATCATGCTCCAGCTCGACCTGCGCGGCATCTTTACCTGGAGCTTCTTCCCCGTCGTGCTCACCATCCTGGTCATGGCCTTCGTGGACACCATGGGCACGCTCATCGGCGTCTCCGCCCGCGCCGGTTTCCTCGACGAACACGGCAACTTGCCGCAGATCGAGCGTCCCATGCTGGCCGACGCCCTCTCCACCACCTTCGCGCCCCTGGTCGGCACCACCACCGCCGGCGCCTACATCGAGTCTGCCACCGGCGTCGAGGCCGGCGGCCGCACCGGCTTTACGGCCGTCGTCACCGCCGCCTGCTTCGCCCTGGCACTGTTCTTCTCGCCCTTTGTCTCTGCCATCCCCGCCCAGGCTTTCGGACCGTCGCTCATCATCGTCGGCCTGCTCATGGTCGCGCCCATCACCCGCATCAATTTTCAGGATTACAGCGAGCTTATCCCCGCCTTCGCCGTCATCGGTCTGATGAGCTTCACCTACAACATCGGCATCGGCATCACCGCCGGCTTCGTGCTCTATCCGTTCTTTAAGCTGGTCGCCGGACGCGCGCGCGAGGTGAAGGCAGGCTTGTGGGTCCTTGCAGCGCTCTCGCTTCTCTTCTTTATCTTCTATCCGTACACATAA
- a CDS encoding deoxyhypusine synthase family protein yields MKKGSHEGAGIERHLHDPVKDKLSPVYPLDLSKVRGIDDLVRAMADTAFTGRQLGEAADVLEAMARDEDCFVVMTLAGAMTVAKQGLVITDLIDHGIVNAIVSTGALMAHGLVEATGKAHFRYDPKMNDVELYEAGYNRVYDTLEPETNLDHVEEVFGEVLKKWDPKEVACSYKLNRAIGEHLHKKTKERGILKSAYEKNVPVFVPAFTDSELGLDFALTNRMRVEKGKAEIQFNPFLDLNHFADTLLKQKKLGIFTIGGGVPRNWAQQFGPYIELRHRRSGESVPLKRYHYGLRICPEPVYWGGLSGSPYSEAISWGKFVPPADGGRFGEVFLDATVGLPIIVAAVFERLGIKSR; encoded by the coding sequence TTGAAGAAAGGCAGCCACGAAGGCGCTGGGATCGAGCGCCATCTGCATGACCCGGTCAAAGACAAGCTGAGCCCGGTGTATCCGCTCGACCTGAGCAAGGTGCGCGGGATCGATGACCTGGTGCGCGCCATGGCGGACACGGCATTTACCGGCCGGCAGCTAGGCGAGGCGGCGGACGTGCTGGAGGCGATGGCACGCGACGAGGACTGCTTCGTGGTGATGACCCTAGCGGGCGCCATGACCGTGGCCAAGCAGGGGCTGGTCATCACCGACCTGATCGACCACGGGATCGTGAACGCCATCGTCTCGACCGGCGCGCTGATGGCGCACGGTCTGGTGGAGGCCACAGGCAAGGCACACTTCCGCTACGACCCCAAGATGAACGACGTCGAGCTCTACGAGGCGGGATACAACCGCGTCTACGACACGCTAGAGCCCGAAACCAACCTCGACCATGTCGAAGAAGTCTTCGGCGAGGTGCTGAAAAAGTGGGATCCGAAAGAGGTCGCGTGCTCGTACAAGCTGAACCGGGCGATCGGCGAGCACCTGCACAAGAAGACCAAAGAGCGGGGGATCCTGAAGTCGGCCTACGAGAAGAATGTGCCGGTATTCGTGCCCGCATTTACCGACTCCGAGCTGGGCCTGGATTTCGCGCTGACCAACCGCATGCGGGTGGAGAAAGGCAAAGCGGAGATACAGTTCAACCCGTTCCTCGACCTGAACCACTTTGCGGACACGCTGCTCAAACAGAAGAAGCTGGGAATCTTCACCATCGGGGGAGGGGTGCCCCGGAACTGGGCGCAACAGTTCGGGCCGTACATCGAGCTGCGTCACCGGCGTTCGGGAGAGAGCGTCCCCCTGAAGCGGTATCACTATGGCCTGCGCATCTGTCCCGAGCCGGTGTACTGGGGCGGGCTGTCGGGAAGCCCATACAGTGAGGCGATCTCCTGGGGCAAGTTCGTGCCACCGGCCGACGGCGGGCGGTTCGGCGAAGTGTTCCTGGACGCGACGGTGGGGCTGCCGATCATCGTGGCGGCGGTGTTTGAGCGTCTCGGAATCAAGAGCCGCTAG
- a CDS encoding carbon-nitrogen hydrolase — translation MLERFSVGLIQMSCGPDPDANVRHAADMVRDAARRGAQIVCLPELFRTQYFCQREDAALFDLAEPVPGPTTQAIAEVARQAKVVVIASVFEKRARGVYHNTAAILDTDGAVKGIYRKMHIPDDPLYYEKFYFTPGDLGFKAFDTQVTRLGALICWDQWYPEGARLTALQGANVIFYPTAIGWHPAEREEYGKAQHDAWRTIQRAHAIANGVYVAVVNRVGHETGDIRGQSAPGEGLDFWGGSFLCDAFGTVIVEGSHDKEEVLIGEVDLKKLEDVRRNWPFLRDRRVDAYSQITNRFLD, via the coding sequence ATGCTGGAACGATTCTCCGTCGGCCTGATCCAGATGTCGTGCGGCCCCGATCCGGACGCGAACGTTCGCCACGCCGCCGACATGGTGCGCGACGCCGCCCGCCGCGGCGCCCAGATTGTCTGCCTGCCCGAACTCTTCCGCACGCAATATTTTTGCCAGCGCGAGGACGCTGCCCTGTTCGATCTCGCCGAGCCCGTCCCCGGCCCCACCACCCAGGCCATCGCCGAAGTCGCCCGCCAGGCCAAGGTCGTGGTCATCGCCTCCGTCTTCGAGAAGCGCGCACGCGGCGTCTACCACAACACCGCCGCCATCCTCGATACGGACGGCGCCGTGAAAGGCATCTATCGCAAGATGCACATCCCGGACGATCCGCTCTACTACGAGAAGTTCTACTTCACTCCCGGGGATCTCGGCTTCAAGGCTTTCGACACCCAGGTCACACGTCTTGGCGCCCTCATCTGCTGGGATCAGTGGTACCCCGAGGGGGCGCGCCTGACGGCGCTGCAAGGGGCGAACGTCATTTTCTATCCCACCGCGATCGGATGGCATCCGGCGGAAAGAGAAGAATATGGGAAGGCGCAGCACGATGCCTGGCGGACGATCCAGCGCGCGCACGCCATCGCCAACGGCGTCTACGTCGCCGTGGTAAACCGCGTCGGGCACGAGACCGGAGACATCCGCGGCCAGTCCGCCCCCGGCGAGGGACTCGACTTCTGGGGCGGCTCGTTCCTCTGTGATGCTTTCGGCACCGTGATCGTCGAGGGCTCGCATGACAAGGAAGAGGTCCTGATCGGCGAGGTGGACCTGAAGAAGCTGGAGGACGTCCGCCGCAACTGGCCCTTCCTGCGCGACCGCCGCGTGGACGCGTACTCTCAGATCACGAATCGCTTTCTCGACTGA
- a CDS encoding agmatine deiminase family protein, which yields MANKKRETRNEKLGFRMPAEWEPHSGTWLAWPHNKTDWPGKFAPIPWVYAEIVRHLARHERVYLIVQNAKAREDARKVLTRAHVPLDNVDFFLWPTNRGWLRDTGAIFVSDGKRLTALDWLFNAWAKYDDWQLDDKLPARIAARLKLPRVQPIIQCHPERVSTREGPAVRKHRIVLEGGSIDVNGRGTLLTTEECLLSTEQARNPGLTRTQYEEVFEEYLGVRKTIWLNRGIAGDDTHGHVDDIARFVSPDTVVAPIETDRSDPNYDPLLENVEILRRATDQDGRPLTVLELPMPAPVWFNRQRLPASYANFYICNGRVLVPTFDDPNDRVALNLLAHVLPGRQIIPIYCGDLVIGLGTLHCMTQQQPAL from the coding sequence ATGGCCAACAAGAAACGAGAAACTAGAAACGAGAAACTGGGGTTTCGGATGCCCGCCGAGTGGGAGCCCCACTCCGGCACCTGGCTGGCCTGGCCGCACAACAAAACCGATTGGCCGGGCAAGTTCGCACCCATCCCCTGGGTGTACGCGGAGATCGTCCGCCACCTCGCGCGGCACGAGCGCGTCTACCTCATCGTGCAGAACGCAAAAGCCCGAGAAGACGCACGCAAGGTCCTAACGCGTGCCCATGTCCCGCTCGACAACGTCGATTTCTTCCTCTGGCCCACCAATCGCGGATGGCTGCGGGACACCGGCGCCATCTTCGTCTCGGACGGCAAGCGCCTCACCGCCCTCGACTGGCTCTTCAACGCCTGGGCCAAGTACGACGACTGGCAGCTCGACGACAAGCTCCCCGCCCGCATTGCCGCGCGCCTCAAGCTACCCCGAGTGCAGCCAATAATCCAGTGTCATCCCGAGCGGGTTTCAACCCGCGAGGGACCTGCTGTTCGCAAGCACCGTATCGTCCTCGAGGGCGGCAGCATCGACGTCAACGGCCGCGGAACGTTGCTGACGACCGAGGAATGCCTGCTCTCGACCGAGCAGGCTCGCAACCCCGGCCTCACCCGCACTCAATATGAAGAGGTTTTCGAGGAATATCTGGGGGTCAGGAAGACGATCTGGCTGAACCGCGGCATCGCCGGCGACGACACCCATGGCCACGTGGACGATATCGCCCGCTTCGTCTCTCCCGACACGGTCGTCGCCCCTATCGAGACCGATCGCTCTGACCCAAACTACGATCCGTTACTGGAGAACGTAGAGATCCTGCGCCGTGCCACCGACCAGGACGGCCGGCCGCTAACCGTCCTCGAATTGCCCATGCCCGCGCCGGTGTGGTTCAACCGCCAGCGCCTTCCGGCCAGCTACGCCAACTTCTACATCTGCAACGGGCGCGTGCTGGTGCCCACCTTCGACGATCCCAACGACCGCGTCGCGCTGAATCTCCTGGCACATGTCCTGCCCGGCCGCCAGATCATCCCCATCTACTGCGGCGACCTCGTCATCGGCCTGGGCACGCTCCACTGCATGACCCAGCAGCAGCCGGCGCTGTGA
- a CDS encoding VOC family protein — protein MRFNFDCVFYYVSDLDRAVRFYQNVLGLRLTSRDFVARFDADGVLFELVPLSESRKLEGTGNARLCFAVDDIHSALADLRSKSVPTSDVQPKEGGLLATFTDPDGNELCLWQYASK, from the coding sequence ATGCGCTTCAACTTCGATTGCGTTTTCTATTATGTTTCCGACCTGGATCGGGCAGTCCGCTTCTACCAGAACGTACTCGGCTTGCGGCTCACCTCGCGCGACTTCGTCGCCCGCTTCGATGCTGACGGCGTGCTGTTCGAACTCGTTCCCTTATCCGAGAGCAGAAAACTTGAGGGCACCGGCAATGCCCGTCTCTGTTTTGCCGTGGACGACATCCATTCCGCCCTCGCCGACCTGCGCTCCAAGAGCGTTCCGACCTCGGACGTTCAGCCGAAGGAGGGTGGCCTGCTCGCAACCTTCACCGACCCAGACGGCAACGAGCTCTGCCTCTGGCAGTACGCTTCAAAGTGA